The DNA region CGTGGTCTCGGCCCTGCTGACGCCGGATCGCGCCGCCTGTGCCGACGACGCGGCGTGCGCCACCTTCTATGCGAACGTCAGGGACCGCCTGGCCGGCCTGCCACAGGTGTCGGCGGTCGGGTTTGCCAGCGCCGCCCCACTCGATGCGGGTCCGCTCGCGTTCGCCATCGACATCGAAGGGCATCCAGTGGCGCCCGGCGCACCGGCGCACACGGCCTCGCGCCTCGTGACCACGCCCGGCTACCTCGACGCCGTCGATCAGCCAGTCCTGCGCGGGCGCGACTTCGTCGAGGCCGACGCGTCCTCGGGCGACCTCGTCGTGCTGGTCAACGAGGCCTTCGTCCGGCGGTACTGGCCGGGCCAGGATCCGATCGGCAAGCGGATTCGCTACGTGTGGCAGCCCACCTGGCGTCGGGTGGTGGGCGTGGTCGGCGACGTCCGGCATGCCGGACTCGCGGCCGACGCGCCCCTGGCTTTCCACGTGCCCTACGGCCAGGACGTGCCGCGCGACCTGACGGTGTTCGTCGAGTCGTCGGCGCCGTGGCTGCAGGTGGGGCGTGAGCTGCGCCAGGTGGTGCGCGCCACCCATCCCGACGTACCCGTCAGCAAGCTGGGCCCCTTGCGGGGCCTTGTCGATGCCTCGCTGGCAGGCACCAGTGCCCTGCTCTCGCTGCTGTCGGCGTTCGGCGGCGTCGTGCTGCTCCTCGGCGCGATTGGCACGTACGGCGTGCTGGCCAGCAGCGTCTCCACGCGGCGGCGTGAGATCGGCATCCGGTTGGCGCTGGGGGCCTCGCCTCGGTCAGTGAGACAGCTGGTGCTGCGCGACGCGTTCCGGCTCTGTGCGGCGGCGTTCGCCCTGGGACTGCCCGCGGCGTGGTGGACCGCCAGGCAGGCCGAGCACCTGCTGTTCGGCACCAGCGGACGCGACCTCACGGCGCAACTGGCCGTGCTCGTGGTGATGACGGCGGTGGCGCTGCTCGCGGCGGGCTTGCCGGCCCTCCGCGCGGCGCGTGTCGACCCGCTGCGCGCCGTGCGCGACGCGTGACCGTGCGTCGCACCGTTCGAGGGGGCCGTCCAGGCGTTGGCCGGATGTCGACGCCCACCCGCGACGCCCCGGCCTTCCCAGGCCGTGAGCAGCAAGCCGTGAGGCCTCAGTCCGCCGATGGTGATGGAGCGTCGAGGGCCTGGCGCACGGTCCGTAGCAACGCCTCGACGGTGTAGGGCTTCTTGATGACGTGACGCACGCCGAGGTGCGCGCCGGTGGCCCGGTGCCCCCCGGCCGCGTCGCCCGTCGAGGCCACGAGGCGCACCTCTGGCTCGAGCTTGCGAAGCGCGGCGATCGTCGCCCAGCCGCCGAGGTCGGGCATCGCGAGATCGACGATCACCAGCGCGACGTCATGTCGGTGCTCGCCGTACAGGGTGACGGCGCGGCCACCGTCGGCCGCCTGCATCGTCAGGTAGCCGTGGCGCTCCAGGGTGTGGGCGATCGTCAGGCGCACCGCGTCCTCATCGTCGACCACCAGCACCAGCTCGCCCCGGCCCTCCAGGTCGGCCCCGGGTTCCGGGTCGTGCCACGATGCGAGATCGCGCGGCTCGGCGATCGGCAGCAGGATCTTCAGGGTCCGCTTGCCCGCCTCCTCGCCCTCGACACGCAGGAAACCGTCGTGGCTGCTCGTGATGGCGAGTACGCGGGCCAACCATTGATCCTCTGCGCCGTGGGGCTCGCCGGCCGCGATCCTGGCCAGAACCCTGCCCGACACCGGTAGCCCGCTGTCGCGCAGCGCGATGACCACGTAATCGCCGGCCGGGATCTCGCCGGTCACGCCGGCGAGGGGGGCGTCGTGGGTGACGTTCCTGATCGTGACGGTCACGTGCCCGCCGACCGGCTGCGCGTCCAGCGCCCGCGAGCACAGGTGCCACAACAGTTCGTGGAGCAGCGCCGGGTCGGCTCGCACCGCCCACAGGTCGTCCTGCAGGAGCAGCGTGAAGCCCGGTGCCTGGCCGTGGAGATCCTGCAACCGGCGCTCGAGGACCTGCGCGATGTGCCCGACGTGCACGCGGGTGCGCTGGCCCTGCAGCCCGCGACTGAAGGCCATCACCTGCCGGACCACCGCCGCCCCGCGCTGCACGCTGTCCTCGAGGAGCGCGAGCAGGCCCAGGCCGGCCGCGTCGTGCACGTGCGGGCGAAGCATGTCGGTGACCATCAGCAACGGCGTGAACGCGTTGTTCAGGTCATGGGCCATGCCTGAAGCGAGCGCGGCGACGCTGTCGAGCCGCTGTGGGCAGGGCCTGGTGCCGTCGTTGCCGTTCGCCGCGGCGGGCGGCTCGTCCTGTTGGTGGGAGTCCATCGGGCTGGCCGGGCGCCGGCCCGGTCTGGTGATTGTGCCTCGACTACGGACGAGCGAGCGCGTCCGTTTACCTCACGGCTGCGACGCGGCGCGCTTCTGCGCCAGCAGGAGCAATGAACTCCCGATGGGCATGTCGAGTCGGCGCACGAGCGCCGCCTCCCCCTTGAGCAGGGCCGTGAGCGCGTGGTTGACCGGCGCTGGCGGGATGCTGATCTCGCCGTGCGCTTCCTCGGCGGGCTTGAGGCCACGTCGCCTCTGCCACCAGCGCGACCCGAACATCAGCGGGAAGAGCGAGGCGTTGGTGAAGGTGAGCCGCTCCACGTGGAAGCCGGCGGCCTCCACCATCCCGTGCAGTTCGCCGCGCTCATAGCGGTGGGCCTCCTCGGCCAGCACGGCGTGATCGCCCCGCAGCGCCTCGAGCGCCGCGACGTTCATCACCAGATGGCCGCCAGGCGCGAGGATCCGGTGGAACTCCGCCAGCACCGTCCGGCCGACCTCCGGCGCGAGGCACTGCAGCACGTCGAAGCACGTCACGAGGTCGAAGGCCCCGTCGCGAAAGGGCACCTGCACCACGCTCGCCTGCGCGAGGCGACGAGTGCCGTGGTCCTTGGCGAACTTCAGGCCGGTCCACGTCAGGTCGAATCCGAACGCGGTCCCGTGCTGCGCCAGCAGCGGCAGGTTCACCCCCGTGCCACACCCGCAATCCAGCAGGCGGAGGGGCGGATGCGCGGCCGCGGCGCGGGCCACCAGGGGAGCGACGAACGCGCGGAAGCCCTTGAACCAGAAGTGCTCGCGCTCGGCGCGACGGGTGGCTTCGAGGAGGAGATCCATCAGGACTTGGGCACCGGCGGCGGCGCGGAAGAGGACTGGGATCCGGATGTCGCCTCCGGCGCCTTGCTGCCGGCGGCGGGCGCGTCGGGGGCGTCGGCCTGCGCCTCGCGGCGGCGGAACTCCTGCCTGACCCGGTCGGGCGTGCTGGTTCGCGGATTCCAGCCGAGGCGAATGACCTGCAGGCCGATCGTCCGACGGCCGAACGAGAGCGCCTCGTTGCAGTTCCACATGTAGACGTCGATCTGCCGGCCCTTCACGCGCGGCCCCGTGTCGAGGATCGTGTAGATGCCGTTGTAGCGGGGGCTCAGGCCCTCGACGCGAATGACCGAGCCGACGGGCAGCAGGTCGGGGTCGGCCGCGGCGATGCCCGTCTGGATCCCGGCGCCAGACGCGGTGGTGGTCCCCTTGCAATACGCCGTGGCGCGGAACCGCAGGCGCAGGCCAGGCGCCGGCGAGGCGACGTCCTGTGGGTCCGGCGGCCCGGGCTGCATGACGGGCGCCGTGCCACGCGTGCGCCGGAAGGCGCTCGGCATGTACTCCGAGTCGAAGATCGGACTCTCGTACAGCAGCACGAAACCGAGGGCGGCGGCCGCCGCGACGACGATGCGACGGCGCAGCGAGCGGGTGAGGAGCACTAGTCGCGCCCTCCGAAGTGCTCGAACCCCCCGGGAACGGGACGCACGCGTCCGTCGGCCTCCACGATACAGACATCGGCGTCCCTGGTGCAGACGCCAATCCGGGTCACCGGCGGCAGGCCCTTGCGTGTCGTCGCGTGCATGAAACGGCGGCGGCTGCGTCGAGGCACGGCGAACACCAACTCGTAATCCTCGCCGCCCGACCAGGCGAGCACCTCCGGGTCGGCGCCCGTGGCGGCGGCCACCGGCGCGATGGCGGGGGAGCAGGGCAGGGCTGCGGCCTCGATTCGCATGCCCACGCCGCTGGCCGCGGCCAGTTGGCGGAGGGCGTCGGCAAGGCCGTCGCTCGTGTCCATGCAGGCCGAGGCGGCCTTGTTACGGCCGACCTGCACGCCGAGGGCGACCCGTGCCTCCGGCCGGCGGTACCGCGTGACGGCCAGCTCGAGCTCGGCGGGCACGACCCCTTCCTGAGACCCGGCCCCATCGGGGGAACCCGTTGTCGGGGCGTCGGGACTCGTGTGCCCCGCGAGCAGTCGGAGGGGAGCGCCGCCGCCAGCCAGCTGCAGCCAGGCGAGGCCGGCAGCTGCGGCGCCGACCTCACCGCTGACGTACAGCTCGTCGCCCACCCGCGCGCCGCTGCGCCGGAGCACGTGGCGCGGCTTGGCCGTGCCGCTCACGGTGACGTCGACGAACAGGGCCGGGGACCGCGAGATGTTGCCGCCGATGAGGCGCACGCGCATGGCCTCGGCGGCCTCGACAAGTCCGTCGACGAGGTCGGCCACCCAGCGGGCCTCGAGGTCGCCCGGCAGTCCCAGCGAGAGCAGGGCCCAACGGGGCTCGGCGCCCATCGCCGCGACGTCGCTCAGGTTCACGTGCAGGGCGCGGTGCCCGACGTCGCGCGCGTCGCTGAACGCGCGGCTGAAATGGACCCCGTCGACCATGACGTCCGTCGTCAGCACGTCGACGTGGTTGCGCCGCGGCCTGACGACCGCTGCATCGTCGCCGACGTCGACGAGGAGGTCGGCAGACGCGGGGGCCGCGAGCCGACCCGTGATCCAGCGGATCAGCGCGTGCTCGCCAACCTGCGCGCACGTCGCCGACGGGGCGTGGTCCCACCCCGGGGGCACCTGGCGATCCATGGTCAGCGGGCGATCTCCACGGCGCGGGTCTCCCGGATGACCGTGACCTTGATCTGGCCGGGGTACTCGAGCTCGTTCTCGATGCGGCGCGCGATGTCCTTGGAGAGCCACACGGCATCCTCGTCGGACACCTGCTCGCTCTGCACCAGGATGCGGATCTCGCGGCCGGCCTGCAGCGCGAAGGAGCGCGCCACCCCCTTGAAGCTCGACGCGATGTCCTCGAGCTTCTCGAGGCGCTTGACGTACGACTCGAGGATGTCGCGCCTCGCACCCGGACGGGCCGCCGAAATCGCGTCGGCGGCCTGCACGATCATCGCCTCGAGTGACGGCCAGTCGATGTCCATGTGGTGCGCGGCCACGGCATCGATCACCGACGGACGCTCGCCGTGCTTGCGCAGCAGGTCGAGGCCGATCTCGAGGTGGGTGCCCTCCATCTCGCGATCGACCGCCTTGCCGACGTCGTGCAGGAAGGCGGCGCGTACGCTCACGTGCGCGTCGAGCCCGAGCTCGCGAGCCATCACACCGGCGAGGAACGCGACCTCCTTGCTGTGACTGAGGACGTTCTGGCCGTAGCTGGTGCGGAACTTGAGGCGCCCCATCAGACGCAGGAGCTC from Luteitalea sp. TBR-22 includes:
- a CDS encoding response regulator; this encodes MAHDLNNAFTPLLMVTDMLRPHVHDAAGLGLLALLEDSVQRGAAVVRQVMAFSRGLQGQRTRVHVGHIAQVLERRLQDLHGQAPGFTLLLQDDLWAVRADPALLHELLWHLCSRALDAQPVGGHVTVTIRNVTHDAPLAGVTGEIPAGDYVVIALRDSGLPVSGRVLARIAAGEPHGAEDQWLARVLAITSSHDGFLRVEGEEAGKRTLKILLPIAEPRDLASWHDPEPGADLEGRGELVLVVDDEDAVRLTIAHTLERHGYLTMQAADGGRAVTLYGEHRHDVALVIVDLAMPDLGGWATIAALRKLEPEVRLVASTGDAAGGHRATGAHLGVRHVIKKPYTVEALLRTVRQALDAPSPSAD
- a CDS encoding bifunctional 2-polyprenyl-6-hydroxyphenol methylase/3-demethylubiquinol 3-O-methyltransferase UbiG — its product is MDLLLEATRRAEREHFWFKGFRAFVAPLVARAAAAHPPLRLLDCGCGTGVNLPLLAQHGTAFGFDLTWTGLKFAKDHGTRRLAQASVVQVPFRDGAFDLVTCFDVLQCLAPEVGRTVLAEFHRILAPGGHLVMNVAALEALRGDHAVLAEEAHRYERGELHGMVEAAGFHVERLTFTNASLFPLMFGSRWWQRRRGLKPAEEAHGEISIPPAPVNHALTALLKGEAALVRRLDMPIGSSLLLLAQKRAASQP
- a CDS encoding 3D domain-containing protein, whose product is MLLTRSLRRRIVVAAAAALGFVLLYESPIFDSEYMPSAFRRTRGTAPVMQPGPPDPQDVASPAPGLRLRFRATAYCKGTTTASGAGIQTGIAAADPDLLPVGSVIRVEGLSPRYNGIYTILDTGPRVKGRQIDVYMWNCNEALSFGRRTIGLQVIRLGWNPRTSTPDRVRQEFRRREAQADAPDAPAAGSKAPEATSGSQSSSAPPPVPKS
- the thiL gene encoding thiamine-phosphate kinase; this translates as MDRQVPPGWDHAPSATCAQVGEHALIRWITGRLAAPASADLLVDVGDDAAVVRPRRNHVDVLTTDVMVDGVHFSRAFSDARDVGHRALHVNLSDVAAMGAEPRWALLSLGLPGDLEARWVADLVDGLVEAAEAMRVRLIGGNISRSPALFVDVTVSGTAKPRHVLRRSGARVGDELYVSGEVGAAAAGLAWLQLAGGGAPLRLLAGHTSPDAPTTGSPDGAGSQEGVVPAELELAVTRYRRPEARVALGVQVGRNKAASACMDTSDGLADALRQLAAASGVGMRIEAAALPCSPAIAPVAAATGADPEVLAWSGGEDYELVFAVPRRSRRRFMHATTRKGLPPVTRIGVCTRDADVCIVEADGRVRPVPGGFEHFGGRD